One stretch of Fictibacillus sp. b24 DNA includes these proteins:
- a CDS encoding glycosyltransferase: MKLLLLAPGRSIHTHKWAMYFKQKGWEVKVATFQDHYSEENANEIDTVILPKKLPGKLSYFGAVPFIKKLLRTFQPDIFHAHFLSSYGLIGALTDFHPYYVSVWGTDIFQFPQKNSLNRKMIEFTLNRADRICSTSHVMGKETNKYTNKEISITPFGVDLDVFKPMAKAEKANIQIGIVKALSDKYGIGTLIKAFKKVHEKHHNTELVIVGGGPQLDDYKKLSADLSISEHVKFAGRIPNTKVPEFINEMDIFTVPSRDQESFGVAAVEAMACGVPVVVTNVGGLPEVVMEGETGFIVPKEDPEKLAAAINQLIENKEERIRMGQSGVVHVRKEYDWYENASRMEKLYQQTLRQSQSV; encoded by the coding sequence ATGAAACTTTTATTATTAGCCCCTGGCCGTTCGATTCATACTCACAAATGGGCGATGTATTTTAAACAAAAGGGCTGGGAAGTAAAAGTAGCTACGTTTCAAGATCATTATTCTGAGGAAAATGCCAATGAGATTGATACGGTTATCCTGCCAAAAAAGCTCCCAGGAAAACTAAGCTACTTTGGAGCGGTACCATTTATCAAAAAGCTTTTGCGCACGTTTCAGCCAGATATTTTCCATGCTCATTTTCTTTCAAGCTATGGATTAATCGGGGCTCTTACGGATTTTCATCCTTACTATGTTTCTGTATGGGGAACGGATATCTTTCAATTCCCACAAAAAAATTCATTAAATCGAAAAATGATCGAATTTACGTTGAACAGAGCAGATCGTATTTGTTCTACTAGTCATGTGATGGGAAAAGAGACTAATAAATATACAAACAAAGAAATCAGCATCACCCCATTTGGTGTGGATCTTGATGTGTTTAAGCCTATGGCAAAAGCAGAGAAGGCCAATATTCAGATTGGTATTGTAAAAGCCTTATCTGATAAATACGGGATTGGTACTTTGATCAAGGCATTTAAGAAGGTTCACGAAAAACATCATAATACTGAATTAGTTATTGTTGGGGGAGGTCCTCAATTAGACGATTATAAAAAACTTTCGGCAGACTTGAGTATTAGTGAACACGTAAAATTTGCAGGAAGAATCCCTAATACTAAAGTACCTGAATTTATTAATGAGATGGATATTTTCACAGTACCCTCACGAGATCAAGAATCATTTGGGGTGGCTGCAGTTGAAGCGATGGCCTGCGGCGTACCTGTTGTAGTAACGAATGTTGGTGGACTGCCAGAAGTTGTTATGGAAGGTGAAACAGGATTCATCGTTCCGAAAGAAGATCCTGAGAAACTAGCAGCTGCCATCAACCAGTTGATTGAGAATAAAGAGGAACGGATACGAATGGGACAGAGTGGTGTCGTGCATGTCAGAAAAGAATACGATTGGTATGAAAACGCGTCGCGAATGGAAAAACTGTATCAACAAACGTTAAGACAGTCTCAATCGGTGTAA
- a CDS encoding glycosyltransferase family 4 protein, which produces MKIILLSQHFPPEVGAPQIRFYEVAKELISRGHQVEVVTAFPHHPMGVIPKEYQGMFYMKEDYDGIPVHRSWIYPSPKGAFWRRLMSYFSFTFSAFYSLAKAKKADVIITNSPPLFLGITGYVGGLFKRAKFVLFVADIWPESAVKLGILTNKKFIRLAEILEKFLYKKSWKMAGATEGITKYIGDKVNRQEDTFMLPNGVNTDTFAPLEPDAELMDELSLHGKKVFAYTGTMGYAQGLDSILLVAQRVKEELPHVHFLFIGDGQEKEKLLKMKEELNLTNVTFKDSVPVAMMPKVFSISDYSIVPLKNLEIFKGARPSKIFPALSTGTPVLYCGEGEAADLIEGNCCGAVAEPENVDAIAEQVRYLANLPEESFQQLKENGREFVVREYSWKRIVDDILKNLDQK; this is translated from the coding sequence ATGAAAATCATTTTACTTAGTCAGCACTTCCCGCCTGAAGTGGGAGCGCCGCAAATTAGATTTTATGAAGTTGCAAAAGAATTAATCAGCAGAGGCCATCAGGTTGAAGTTGTAACTGCCTTTCCACACCATCCGATGGGTGTGATCCCGAAAGAGTACCAAGGAATGTTCTATATGAAGGAAGATTATGACGGAATTCCTGTTCACCGTTCATGGATTTATCCAAGTCCAAAGGGTGCATTCTGGAGACGGTTAATGTCTTATTTTTCTTTTACATTCAGTGCTTTTTATTCTTTAGCTAAAGCCAAAAAAGCGGATGTCATCATTACAAACTCTCCTCCATTATTCTTAGGAATAACAGGTTATGTTGGAGGGTTATTTAAAAGAGCGAAATTTGTTCTTTTTGTTGCTGATATTTGGCCTGAATCTGCTGTGAAGCTTGGTATATTGACTAATAAAAAATTTATACGCCTAGCTGAAATTCTTGAAAAGTTTTTATATAAAAAGTCATGGAAAATGGCGGGTGCTACGGAAGGTATAACGAAATATATCGGTGATAAAGTGAATCGCCAAGAAGATACATTCATGCTTCCTAACGGTGTAAACACGGATACTTTTGCACCGCTCGAACCAGATGCGGAACTAATGGACGAGCTATCCCTTCACGGCAAGAAAGTGTTTGCGTATACAGGGACAATGGGGTATGCACAAGGACTTGATTCTATTTTACTTGTAGCACAAAGAGTAAAAGAAGAACTACCGCATGTTCACTTTTTATTCATTGGAGATGGACAGGAAAAAGAGAAGCTTTTAAAAATGAAGGAAGAACTTAACCTAACAAACGTTACGTTTAAGGATTCTGTGCCTGTAGCCATGATGCCAAAAGTATTCTCAATTTCAGATTACAGCATTGTACCATTAAAGAATTTAGAAATTTTTAAGGGTGCTCGTCCTTCGAAGATATTCCCAGCACTCTCAACAGGAACTCCTGTTTTGTATTGTGGGGAAGGGGAGGCTGCTGATCTAATTGAGGGTAATTGCTGCGGTGCAGTAGCAGAACCAGAAAATGTAGACGCTATTGCTGAACAAGTCAGGTACCTTGCCAATTTACCTGAAGAAAGCTTCCAGCAATTAAAGGAAAATGGACGAGAGTTTGTTGTGAGAGAATATTCATGGAAACGAATCGTCGATGATATTTTAAAGAATTTAGATCAAAAGTAG
- a CDS encoding SpoIID/LytB domain-containing protein, translating to MLKKLALTLSATAVMLSPLATQKADAATSVSYSSPVKVQIYNNTSFTLYNSGFYVLHNLQTGEKAFLQPNANVSFSKSGTSLVATLNNIKFSSTTGFRLQELVGGGQIHSFSSDTNIYKSASTASTLATTAKKGEVVEHIGVHTAANGDKWFNVRTGSGIIGWASRSSTYEPVSAPSLSLATINGRKYRGSIEIDATGKVINNLDMENYLKGVVPNEMPASWEPKALEAQAIVARSFALKAGSTLSSGTMSQVYRGYSSEASRSSAAVEATNGLVVKYNGVPVQTFFFSTSGGRTANVSDVWNSSQSSFPYLVSVNSPDEASPYNSWTEALSARKILNNFGYKSDTVLYDIKLDKPGQNGEVRGATLVTSEGTKSFSNLNELAIRKYFQTDSNLLRSNWFDLTLQKTYNVQTASGVNSQFGVSGQSVQLSGKTDSVTTSNVSIQTASGVISKPSDPATIKAIGKGWGHRIGMSQYGAQAMAKKGVSGVDIVKHYFPGTTVSK from the coding sequence ATGTTAAAGAAATTAGCATTAACTTTATCAGCGACCGCTGTGATGTTGTCTCCTCTTGCTACACAAAAAGCGGATGCAGCAACTTCCGTTAGCTATTCATCTCCGGTAAAAGTACAGATATACAACAATACAAGTTTTACGCTCTATAATAGTGGGTTTTATGTATTGCATAACTTACAGACCGGTGAAAAAGCTTTTTTACAGCCAAATGCAAATGTAAGTTTCTCAAAAAGTGGAACTAGCCTTGTAGCAACCTTAAATAATATTAAATTTTCTTCTACTACAGGCTTTCGTCTTCAAGAGTTAGTCGGTGGGGGTCAAATTCACAGTTTCTCATCAGATACAAATATATACAAAAGTGCTTCTACTGCATCTACTCTAGCAACCACTGCTAAAAAGGGCGAAGTTGTTGAGCATATTGGTGTTCACACCGCTGCAAATGGAGACAAATGGTTTAACGTAAGAACAGGAAGTGGAATTATTGGATGGGCTTCAAGAAGTTCAACATATGAACCCGTATCAGCTCCTTCTCTTTCGCTAGCAACTATAAATGGACGAAAGTATCGTGGCAGTATAGAAATTGATGCGACTGGTAAAGTTATCAATAACTTAGATATGGAAAACTATTTAAAAGGTGTTGTTCCAAATGAAATGCCTGCCTCTTGGGAGCCAAAAGCTTTAGAAGCACAAGCCATTGTGGCTCGAAGTTTTGCTCTTAAAGCAGGAAGTACATTGAGCAGTGGAACGATGAGCCAAGTTTACCGTGGATATAGTTCAGAAGCATCTCGATCTTCTGCAGCAGTTGAAGCAACAAATGGACTTGTCGTAAAATATAACGGAGTTCCTGTCCAAACGTTCTTTTTTTCAACTAGCGGCGGAAGAACTGCAAATGTTTCAGATGTGTGGAACTCTAGTCAGTCTTCTTTTCCTTATTTAGTAAGTGTTAACAGCCCGGATGAGGCATCTCCATACAATTCATGGACAGAGGCATTGAGTGCTAGAAAGATATTAAATAATTTTGGTTACAAATCTGATACTGTCTTATATGACATTAAATTAGATAAGCCTGGACAGAATGGAGAAGTTAGAGGTGCAACACTTGTAACTTCTGAAGGAACAAAATCGTTTTCAAATTTAAATGAATTAGCTATCCGTAAATACTTCCAAACAGATTCGAATTTATTACGTTCTAACTGGTTTGATCTTACGTTACAAAAAACATACAACGTACAGACTGCTAGTGGAGTAAATTCACAGTTTGGGGTTAGCGGACAATCCGTGCAGCTTAGTGGTAAAACGGATTCAGTTACCACTTCAAATGTCAGCATTCAGACAGCGAGCGGTGTTATATCCAAACCTTCTGATCCTGCAACGATTAAAGCTATAGGTAAAGGTTGGGGACACCGTATCGGGATGAGTCAGTATGGTGCACAGGCAATGGCTAAAAAAGGTGTTTCTGGCGTCGACATTGTTAAGCATTACTTCCCTGGAACGACAGTATCAAAATAG
- a CDS encoding SH3 domain-containing protein yields the protein MTMKKRWAAGLLGVGVIFGSFATGTSAESNVLLASVEWVNAQINPMKTKISTLETKVAQLQTEVERLKTSGGTTTTTPTTVTMPSKVYVKSTTAKLYSGAATSYRLVAQKPYGTAMNVVAQFKASTGIWYRINLGNNLYGWVIASNVSTTSVASPTSVTTKASTHIRKGAATSYAIVKTVPSGTKLKYINSFTTSNGDLWYNVETSTGLRGWMAASLGEVK from the coding sequence ATGACTATGAAAAAAAGATGGGCAGCAGGATTATTAGGTGTTGGTGTAATTTTTGGTTCATTTGCAACAGGTACAAGTGCGGAGAGTAATGTTTTACTCGCAAGCGTTGAATGGGTAAATGCGCAAATCAATCCAATGAAAACTAAAATTTCTACATTGGAAACGAAAGTGGCACAGCTTCAAACAGAAGTAGAACGTTTAAAAACTTCTGGCGGAACAACTACGACTACTCCAACGACTGTAACGATGCCAAGCAAAGTATATGTAAAATCAACGACTGCTAAATTATACTCTGGTGCAGCTACTTCCTATAGACTTGTTGCACAAAAGCCTTATGGGACAGCTATGAATGTTGTCGCTCAATTTAAGGCTTCAACAGGCATCTGGTATCGTATCAACCTTGGTAATAATCTATACGGCTGGGTTATAGCAAGTAATGTTTCAACAACGTCAGTTGCAAGCCCTACTAGCGTTACAACAAAAGCATCTACACATATCCGTAAAGGTGCAGCTACTTCATATGCAATTGTAAAAACCGTTCCCTCTGGTACAAAATTAAAGTATATAAACAGCTTTACGACTTCTAACGGGGATCTTTGGTACAATGTTGAAACTTCTACTGGTTTGCGCGGCTGGATGGCTGCCTCTCTTGGTGAGGTGAAATAA
- a CDS encoding SH3 domain-containing protein, with amino-acid sequence MKRFIASSLVITSVLTPLTVHAQNKSSNMITNADYVNVRKGATTDYEVIARLKKGQAVKVIDQFTNGKKEVWYRVDLGNVKGWVISQFLTADKTKVEKPLSKKGVYVLSDKTSLRRGASITYLTVENLKKGQQVTVLEQFKNQTTGEYWSRIQSNKNVGWIQEKYLKDMDSKLDNALTEKVMYTKTLKANVHKGATNTYPTVLTLNLNSKVKVLDHFTNAKNEEWSRVLVNGTYGWVLSSSLSSNISNTVIKQNATKNLYVSQHNLAVRKGASNLYPSITTLKLNQKVTIIDEHNSPSGKWYRLKLSSKSFGWVPAKHLSPQQVKAVKITVKVTSAIIRSGASTSYKKVSTLPKGKSFNVIDTFINSKNETWYRIEYSKKRYGWISSTVVSGGAPAIKTISKYVGTKNAYIYRGADLGYKVTKKLSYGEKLTILGEFTNKSTGHKWLHVRTNSGVTGWTPSWELYDSLKSMPHLYSVSSTKLYKSASSSSLSAGSIAAGTPLIKLLSLNNWYNVETTSGVRGWILKENVSATSPKGLLNPVITKKSSTTHHIQWEKASAVSSIKYTVPATNQLLISGDIASIQLPGNVTGIVNTKIITNNNGSKSLLVILHANYTFTLRNYENALNLKVMPKGLKGKKIIVDAGHGDYDPGAIGPSGVKEKDVNLAVAKYLKAELERSGASVLLTRSSDVFLELSERTDISNKSDYDAFVSIHSNSFSSTSRGTETFYNTSENFNGSQSNFLAKDVQAALSKELGTYNRGYTNNDFYVTRENELPSILVELAYLSNPKEEKLLKSDAFRRDAATGIRIGLQNFFN; translated from the coding sequence ATGAAACGATTTATTGCATCTTCATTAGTTATTACTTCTGTACTAACTCCATTAACTGTACATGCTCAAAATAAATCATCTAACATGATAACTAATGCAGATTACGTAAATGTTAGAAAAGGCGCGACTACAGACTATGAAGTTATTGCACGTTTGAAAAAAGGACAGGCTGTAAAAGTCATTGATCAATTCACAAATGGTAAAAAAGAAGTTTGGTATAGAGTAGACCTTGGAAACGTTAAGGGTTGGGTGATTTCTCAGTTTCTTACGGCTGACAAAACTAAGGTAGAGAAACCTCTTTCAAAAAAAGGAGTTTACGTTCTTTCGGATAAGACTAGCTTGCGAAGAGGAGCTTCTATTACCTATTTAACCGTAGAAAATTTGAAAAAAGGACAGCAAGTTACGGTTCTTGAACAATTTAAAAATCAAACAACTGGTGAATATTGGTCAAGAATTCAAAGTAATAAAAATGTTGGCTGGATCCAAGAAAAGTATTTAAAAGATATGGATTCAAAATTAGACAATGCCCTAACTGAAAAAGTAATGTATACAAAAACTTTAAAAGCTAACGTACATAAAGGGGCTACTAATACCTACCCTACCGTTTTGACACTAAATCTAAATAGTAAAGTTAAAGTCCTTGATCATTTTACTAACGCCAAAAATGAGGAATGGTCTCGAGTTCTTGTCAATGGAACATATGGATGGGTACTCTCAAGTTCGCTTAGTAGCAACATAAGTAACACCGTGATTAAACAAAACGCTACAAAAAATTTGTATGTATCCCAACATAATCTAGCTGTTAGAAAAGGGGCTTCAAACTTATACCCATCTATTACTACTTTAAAACTCAACCAAAAAGTAACCATTATCGATGAGCATAATAGTCCGAGTGGAAAGTGGTATCGTCTAAAATTATCATCAAAATCTTTTGGTTGGGTTCCAGCAAAACATCTTTCTCCACAGCAAGTAAAAGCTGTTAAAATTACGGTTAAAGTAACTAGTGCTATCATAAGAAGTGGTGCGAGCACCTCATATAAAAAGGTATCTACCCTGCCAAAAGGTAAATCCTTTAATGTTATTGATACTTTTATTAATAGCAAAAATGAAACATGGTACAGAATTGAATATAGCAAAAAACGTTATGGCTGGATCAGCTCAACTGTTGTATCAGGTGGTGCTCCAGCAATTAAAACAATCTCCAAATATGTTGGTACCAAAAATGCCTATATATATCGAGGCGCTGATCTGGGCTACAAAGTTACAAAAAAACTTTCTTATGGTGAAAAGCTAACCATTCTAGGGGAATTTACGAATAAATCCACAGGACACAAATGGTTGCATGTTAGAACAAATAGTGGAGTAACTGGATGGACACCTTCTTGGGAGCTATATGACTCTTTAAAAAGTATGCCGCACCTTTATAGCGTATCTTCAACTAAACTATATAAAAGTGCATCATCTAGTTCATTATCGGCAGGTTCAATAGCTGCAGGCACTCCTTTAATTAAGCTTTTGTCACTAAACAACTGGTACAATGTCGAGACAACATCTGGGGTCAGAGGATGGATTTTAAAAGAGAATGTCTCTGCCACATCTCCAAAGGGGTTATTGAATCCAGTTATTACAAAAAAAAGTTCAACAACCCATCATATTCAATGGGAAAAAGCAAGTGCTGTCAGTTCAATAAAATATACAGTTCCCGCAACTAACCAGCTGTTAATTAGTGGTGATATTGCTTCTATTCAGCTTCCAGGTAATGTTACTGGAATTGTAAATACAAAAATTATAACTAACAATAATGGTTCCAAATCATTATTAGTTATATTGCATGCTAATTATACATTTACTCTACGAAACTATGAAAATGCTTTAAATTTAAAGGTTATGCCAAAGGGGCTTAAAGGAAAAAAAATAATAGTCGATGCTGGTCACGGGGATTATGACCCAGGAGCTATTGGACCTAGTGGCGTAAAAGAAAAAGATGTTAATTTAGCCGTTGCAAAGTATTTGAAAGCAGAGTTAGAGCGAAGTGGCGCTAGTGTTTTGCTGACTCGATCAAGTGATGTTTTCTTAGAATTGAGTGAACGAACGGATATCTCAAATAAATCAGATTACGATGCCTTTGTAAGCATTCATTCCAATTCTTTTAGCTCTACTTCACGCGGAACTGAAACATTTTATAATACATCTGAAAATTTTAACGGCTCACAAAGCAATTTTCTCGCAAAGGATGTTCAAGCTGCTCTTAGCAAGGAATTAGGTACATACAATCGTGGTTATACAAACAATGATTTTTATGTAACACGGGAAAATGAATTACCTAGTATTTTAGTAGAGCTAGCCTATTTATCCAATCCAAAGGAAGAAAAACTGCTAAAGTCAGACGCTTTTAGAAGAGATGCTGCAACTGGTATTCGCATTGGGTTACAAAACTTTTTCAATTAA
- a CDS encoding LCP family protein — protein MNQPKNTRIRRRKRRSPFRRLIRFVLLVTLLFGLTAAGYGGYLVYKIKANSDKSIVELKENKSDLRLNEVQLGKDPVTILLVGIENYQENDVGRADVVKLITINPETKEAAMVNIPRDTRTYIPAIDRKDKINHSYAYGEKNQREKAVMEATEELLDVPIDYFVSTNFEGFEEIVDELDGITVNVPFDFKQPSFERMIYFKKGEMDLNGEEALAFVRMRKQDPRGDIGRNERESEAIRAIMDKAISVQSVTKADNVIDQLGSNVKTNITLKEMFAMRNFYKTIKNKELETLPLETYPEMINGVSYEIPKDDSIEEVRERIKQILEINSSNSNYQDTNNQEKDEY, from the coding sequence ATGAATCAACCTAAAAATACGAGGATTCGTCGTCGGAAAAGAAGAAGCCCCTTTCGACGTTTAATCCGTTTTGTCTTGTTAGTTACCCTCTTATTTGGATTGACCGCGGCAGGATACGGAGGCTATCTAGTATATAAAATTAAAGCCAATTCTGATAAAAGTATTGTCGAATTAAAAGAGAATAAATCTGATTTACGTCTCAACGAAGTACAGCTCGGAAAGGATCCGGTTACTATCCTTCTTGTGGGAATTGAGAACTATCAGGAAAATGATGTTGGACGAGCAGATGTTGTAAAGCTCATCACAATCAATCCTGAAACGAAAGAAGCAGCCATGGTAAATATACCTCGTGATACAAGGACCTATATTCCAGCAATTGATAGAAAAGATAAGATTAATCATTCTTACGCATACGGAGAAAAAAACCAGCGCGAGAAAGCGGTAATGGAAGCGACTGAAGAGCTTTTAGATGTACCTATTGATTATTTTGTTTCCACCAATTTCGAAGGTTTTGAAGAAATTGTTGATGAATTAGATGGCATTACTGTAAATGTTCCTTTTGATTTTAAACAACCTTCTTTTGAACGAATGATCTATTTCAAAAAAGGTGAAATGGACCTAAACGGCGAAGAAGCTCTTGCGTTTGTTAGAATGCGTAAACAAGACCCGCGTGGGGATATTGGCCGAAACGAACGGGAAAGTGAAGCTATTCGTGCAATAATGGATAAAGCTATTTCTGTTCAATCCGTTACAAAAGCAGACAATGTTATTGATCAACTTGGCAGCAATGTTAAAACTAATATTACTCTTAAAGAAATGTTTGCTATGAGAAATTTTTACAAGACCATCAAAAATAAAGAACTTGAAACATTACCATTGGAAACCTATCCTGAAATGATTAATGGGGTTTCATATGAAATTCCGAAAGATGATTCGATTGAGGAAGTAAGAGAAAGAATCAAACAAATACTTGAAATCAATTCCTCAAATTCAAATTACCAGGATACAAATAATCAAGAAAAAGATGAATATTAA
- a CDS encoding YigZ family protein produces the protein MLSNYLTVKKTGQHEIVIEKSRFIAHIARATTEEEAIQFIQQIKKEHNSATHNCSAYLIGETDNIQKANDDGEPSGTAGVPMLEVLKKRELKDTVAVVTRYFGGIKLGAGGLIRAYGKSVSEGLNHIGVVERQLQQIVHITVDYTLLGKMENELRNSLYPIKEMNYMEKVEIQMYVPIKERDSFKEWITDLSNAQSEIVFGEQEYLEEDVKS, from the coding sequence ATGTTATCCAACTATCTTACTGTAAAGAAAACCGGCCAGCACGAGATCGTCATTGAAAAATCGCGCTTTATCGCCCATATTGCACGAGCAACAACAGAGGAAGAAGCGATTCAATTCATCCAGCAAATAAAAAAAGAACACAACAGCGCGACACACAACTGCTCTGCCTATTTAATCGGAGAAACCGACAATATCCAAAAAGCAAACGACGACGGTGAACCGAGCGGTACAGCGGGAGTTCCCATGTTAGAAGTGCTCAAAAAACGGGAATTGAAAGACACGGTTGCTGTTGTGACCCGTTACTTCGGCGGAATCAAGCTTGGTGCAGGAGGATTAATCCGCGCTTACGGCAAGTCCGTTTCAGAAGGCCTCAATCACATTGGCGTAGTTGAACGCCAACTTCAACAGATCGTTCACATCACCGTAGATTACACACTTCTTGGTAAAATGGAAAACGAACTTCGCAACTCCCTCTACCCCATTAAAGAGATGAACTACATGGAAAAAGTAGAGATTCAGATGTATGTACCGATAAAAGAAAGGGATTCTTTTAAAGAGTGGATTACCGACCTCTCCAATGCTCAAAGTGAGATTGTTTTTGGTGAGCAGGAGTATTTGGAAGAAGATGTGAAATCATAA